The window TACACGTGGAATAAATGTCACTAAAGCACAACCAAGGATGAGCAGCAGAATCGTCCATCTTACCTCCATTTTTCAATCACCATCCCTATTGTTGAAGCCAATATGGCTGCTATCATAACACCTGTACTTCCAGTAGAAAAGAAGCTAACGATAATAACGATAACAACTGCACTAAGGGCGACCATGATGTCCACGAAGTACTTTTTTTGACTTAAAATTTGAATAACTAAAAGACCAATGAACATTCCCGGTAAAGCAAAATCAAGACCGAAGGCTTCCGGATTTGGTATCCACTTGCCAAAATATCCACCAGCAATATTGGCAATTAGCCAATTTAAATATGCTGTAATATTCAAGCCTATCATCCATTTATAGCTTGCCTGTTTTTTATGCTGCAGGCGGGATATTGACACCCCAAAGGTTTCATCCGTCAGCAAGGAGCCAACAAACATATTTTTCCACGGGCTCAAATGACGAAAATAAGGCGCAATCGCAGCACTTAACAATAAATGACGAAGGTTAATAAAGAAAACCGTAAAAATAATCGCTGAAATTGGATTGCTTGCCGCAATCATCCCGGCAGCAATAAACTGACCAGAACCGGCATAGAGAAGCAGACTCATCAAAGCAATTTCCGCAATACTTAAACCTGCTGTTTTTTCTACAACACCGGCAGCAAAGCCAATACTCAAATATCCAAGCAGAGTTGGGATGCAATCCTTTACACCCTCCCAAAAACTCTCTTCGTTGTTCAAATCCTCATCTGTATTTAGCTCAAGGACTTTTTGACTCACATCCATCACCCCTGTTTAACCAAAAAAATCATACTTCTCAATCGATGACCCTATTAATCTATCGATTTCCAAATGGCCTAATCAAGCAGGATAAGACCGCAGCTCATCTATTATCATATCATAAAGCAAAATACGTTCACAAAATGAAAGCCGACCCGTCTTGCGAAGCAAAATGTACGGCTTACTTTTTAGTATGAGATTTATATTGATGTCATTTTTATATCTAACTCACCTAAAATAATTAATGCCTGTATCGCAATAAGCAGTTGACAGCTGACAAGTGGACTGCGGATGTCCTCTTGCAGAAGTTCTTCAATTTTCCCTACTCGATAGCGCAAACCACTAATTGATAATGCTAGATTATCAGCGGTTTTTTCTAAGTTGCCCCCATTGATTAAAAATAAGTAAAGGGTTCTAATCAATTCAACATTTTTTTGACAGTCCATCTCGATATTTCCTAGTAAGGCAAGGGCCATTTCTTTAACATTTTTTGTGTTATTTTCATTAATCAACGTTCCAACCATTCCAAGATTATCATAAAAGATTATTTGATCGTCTTTTGATATCAAACGATATGCACCAAGTGCTTCATTATATGCCGCGGGCGCTAATTGAACGGTGTTTGTTTTTTTACTGATTCCCATATAAAAATGAGAGCCTGGGAACCTTGAGTGTAGGAATTCAAGTAGCTCATGAAAAAAAGAAGAACTTGCTTTTTTACTCTCGAAATAATCAATGACAAATAAAGTAATAGAGTGATTGGTTTGATCCAGTAAGATGTCGTGCCCTTGTTTCGTGCAATAATGCGATATGGAGGACATAACTTCTCGACAGAAGCCCTGTTCATTTTGAAAAGCCTGATCATTAAAGGCATAACCAATAATCCCTAAATAGAATGGCCTTGTTAAATCAAAATGAAATAACCCTGCTTTTGAGACCAGTTCATCCTCTAACGTATACTGAGCGCTCAAAATTTCTTTTAATAGATAGCTTTTCATCTGTTCCAAGGAGGCTAATTTTGTTTTCTCAAAAAGGAAGCAAAGCGAACAAATAGAAGTAACCTTCTCGATAATTAGCTTAGCTAGCTCCTGTAACTCGTATTGCTGTTCTTTCATCATAAAAGAACAATATCCCATTCTTTTTTCTTGTAAATAAATCGGATGTGTCAGCATTTTAAAATGTTCCTGCTGGTCATTCATCGGTTGGAAGGTTTGCAAAACAGAATTTTTCGACATATTTTTGTTGATATATTGAAATAAACCATTAGGAGTAAACTTTTGCGATAATTTATTGAAACCGGCAAATGTCATCGGATGCCCATGGACATTATGAATAATCACTGGTATTTTAGTTAATCGAAACACAGCTTCGATAATGGTTTCCAAGCTACTTCCTTTGACTACTTCCTCCGTTAATTGCTTATGAATGGTCAGCACAAGCGTCAATTGATCACGCTCCTGCAATAATTTTTCATAGGTTAGCTCTAATTCTTTTAAAATGGGTGTTTCTTCTAAATAATAGAGCTCCTCTTGAATTTCATCTCCCCAAAGGGAACAACTTTTACCAATTGCGATACATTCACTTGCACCAGCAGCTCTGCAGCATATTTCCTTAAAAATCACCATTTCGCCAAAAATTTCTGATACAAATCCGCTCGCGTAGCCTGAAAGTGTGTAGCAGACTGGTGAAGTACTAGCTCCAATATGCCGCAAATGTTCATCGGCCTCGAAGGAATGCTCCCAAACACTGTCCATTTGTAACGTCTTGACATTTGTTTCATTACTTATTTCCAATTTTAAGGTTCTAGATTCAACATAGCCCTTCATTGAGTGCATGACCGGACCATATTCAATTAATTCTTGTATGGTGTCATATTGCTCTTTTTCTTTACATTCCTTTGCATCCCGGATTCCCATATTCCAACCATAGCGGAATAAAAAACCCTTTGTCCGTTCAAGTCCTATATTACGAATCAAATCTTTTCTAAAGGATCCAAATGCATATGTATCAACAATAATGGATCGATTTTGAATATGGAGACTTCGTTCTCTGTTAGAATGATTTTGATCAATAAAATGTATTGTTGTATGCATTCCATTCCCCTCTTTCTAACAAATCCATTCGAGCTGTAGAACAATTAACTTTCTACTTTCTTCAGAGTAAGTAAATGATAGACTATTAATATTTATTCTAACAAGATTAATTCACCTCCTTTTATATATTTAAAATAATGGAACTTTTTCTTTATTTGTAAACATTCTGTGTCCATTATCAAACTATTAAGACCACGAAACGAAAAAACCTATTCAGAAAATCCTTCGTATGTTGTTATGAAAACTAAACATACGCGAACATCTGAATAGGCATTCACTTTTTTCTTTTTTTTAGCTTATCTCAAGACTCCATTTTAATTTTTCTGCGGCCGATTTAGGACAGCTTTGAAGACTAATAGCACTAATAACCGATACGCCATCAGCTCCAGCTCTTATGACCTCCCCGGCGTTATTGGCTGTAATTCCACCAATTCCGACAATAGGGATTGTATATCCCGCCTCTCGTAATTCACGAATAATCTTTACACCTTGAACCGCTTTAGCATCGTCCTTCGAGTTTGTTGGGTAAATCGGACCAACACCAAAATAGTCTGCACCTTCTTGTAGAGCCAAATTCGCCTCGACAATATTATGGACAGACACACCAAGAATTTTATCGCCAATTTTTTCCCGGACAAGCTGCACAGGTTCATCCTCTTGTCCAATATGGACACCGTCCGCATGAATGGCCATAGCCAATTCAATATCATCATTCACAATAAAAGGAACCCCTGCCTTATGACAAATAAACTGTAGCTCTTCTGCCAAAGCATACTTTTGTGCTCCCACTAATGCTCCTGTTCCTTTTTCACGGAATTGGAAGCAAGAAACACCACCCTGTATCGCTTCCTCTAACACAACACTTGCCCTTCTCCTTGTATTTCCAGAGCCC of the Bacillus tuaregi genome contains:
- the thiE gene encoding thiamine phosphate synthase; translated protein: MLKILDQDSLRKALSLYFIMGSGNTRRRASVVLEEAIQGGVSCFQFREKGTGALVGAQKYALAEELQFICHKAGVPFIVNDDIELAMAIHADGVHIGQEDEPVQLVREKIGDKILGVSVHNIVEANLALQEGADYFGVGPIYPTNSKDDAKAVQGVKIIRELREAGYTIPIVGIGGITANNAGEVIRAGADGVSVISAISLQSCPKSAAEKLKWSLEIS
- a CDS encoding XylR N-terminal domain-containing protein; translation: MHTTIHFIDQNHSNRERSLHIQNRSIIVDTYAFGSFRKDLIRNIGLERTKGFLFRYGWNMGIRDAKECKEKEQYDTIQELIEYGPVMHSMKGYVESRTLKLEISNETNVKTLQMDSVWEHSFEADEHLRHIGASTSPVCYTLSGYASGFVSEIFGEMVIFKEICCRAAGASECIAIGKSCSLWGDEIQEELYYLEETPILKELELTYEKLLQERDQLTLVLTIHKQLTEEVVKGSSLETIIEAVFRLTKIPVIIHNVHGHPMTFAGFNKLSQKFTPNGLFQYINKNMSKNSVLQTFQPMNDQQEHFKMLTHPIYLQEKRMGYCSFMMKEQQYELQELAKLIIEKVTSICSLCFLFEKTKLASLEQMKSYLLKEILSAQYTLEDELVSKAGLFHFDLTRPFYLGIIGYAFNDQAFQNEQGFCREVMSSISHYCTKQGHDILLDQTNHSITLFVIDYFESKKASSSFFHELLEFLHSRFPGSHFYMGISKKTNTVQLAPAAYNEALGAYRLISKDDQIIFYDNLGMVGTLINENNTKNVKEMALALLGNIEMDCQKNVELIRTLYLFLINGGNLEKTADNLALSISGLRYRVGKIEELLQEDIRSPLVSCQLLIAIQALIILGELDIKMTSI
- a CDS encoding AzlC family ABC transporter permease, yielding MSQKVLELNTDEDLNNEESFWEGVKDCIPTLLGYLSIGFAAGVVEKTAGLSIAEIALMSLLLYAGSGQFIAAGMIAASNPISAIIFTVFFINLRHLLLSAAIAPYFRHLSPWKNMFVGSLLTDETFGVSISRLQHKKQASYKWMIGLNITAYLNWLIANIAGGYFGKWIPNPEAFGLDFALPGMFIGLLVIQILSQKKYFVDIMVALSAVVIVIIVSFFSTGSTGVMIAAILASTIGMVIEKWR